The genomic stretch GAGGGCGTGCAGTTCCATGGCACGCAGATCCCGCCGGTGCATCCGGTGATCAACGGCAAGCTCGGCTTCCCGAAGGACCACCCGATGCTCGAACACTTCACCTTCGTGAAAGACCACACCAGTGTCTGCCCGAAGATTTCCATTCCCGGTCCGTCCTGCGTGCATTTCCGCACCGACCCGGCCGACGTCCGTCCTGCCGAATACAAGGATCCCGACGTGCTCTTTGCGGATATCGCCGAGACCTATCGTCAGGCCGTTGCCGCCTATTACGCGGCCGGCTGCCGCTACCTGCAGCTCGACGATATCTTCTTCGCCTATCTCGGGGACCCGAAGCAGCGCGAGCAGCGCAAGGCCATGGGGCAGGATCCCGACTGGTTGATCGACCGCTATGCCTGGATGCTGGAAGAGGCGATCAAGGATCGTCCGTCCGACATGGTCATCGGCATGCACATGTGCCGCGGCAATTTCCGCTCAACCTTTGCTGCCACCGGCGGCTACGACGCAGCGGCCGACGCCATCTTCAACAAGACCAGCGTCGATATCTATTTCATGGAATACGATACCGACCGCGCCGGCGGGCTGGAGCCGCTGAAGCTCCTGCCGAAGGGCAAGAAGCGAATCATGGCTGGTTTCATCACTACGAAGACGGCGGAACTGGAATCGATCGACTGGCTGCGCAAGCAGTTCGAGGCGGCCTCCCAGTACGTGGACATGGATCAGCTGGGAATTGCCCCGCAGTGCGGCTTCGCATCGACCGAGCACGGCAATGCGATCACCGAGGAAGACCAGCGGCGCAAGCTCGAGCTCGTCGTGAAGACCGCCCAGACGATCTGGGGAACAGCGTAAGGCTGTCCGCGAAGGCGGGCCCGACCTTCGAGTGCGGGCCTGCCGACCTCCGTGGCATGGAGGCATAATAAAGTCGGCCCGCCTGAGCGTCGGCTTTGGACCCGGATTGACATGTCCGCATGGTTCATGAAACATGGCGGTATTCCGAGGGGGGCATCGTAACGGTGCTGAGATGGCGGTGAGCCGGACCCTTGAACCTGATCCGGGTCATACCGGCGTAGGAACGGAAACGGCCTTTTCGGCGCCAATTCTCTTCTCCGCTTTGCCTGGATCTCCGTGATTGACGTCGGGAGATCGAACCATGCCATGCACTTCAAGACCTAGCCCTCGGACAAGACGCCCGCCAGCGGCCTCATCCATGCGTTAGGTCGAGCCATGCCACCCCGCCACATGGGGATGGGACTCGTCGGGCTGCTGGTGCTCTGGCAGGCCGGCATATGGCTCTTCCATCCCCCGGCCTATATCCTGCCGCCGCCGGCGGATGTCCTTGCCGCGTTCGTCCGGCAAGGCGGTTTCCTGCTTCGCAACAGCCTGGTCACCATCGCCGAGATCGCGATCGGGCTCGGCTGTGGCGCTGTTCTGGGTGCGCTCGCGGCGCTTGCCGCTGCCGCCTTCCCCCGTGCCGGCCGGCTGATCTGGCCGGCCGTCCTGGTGCTGCAGGGGCTGCCGGTTTTCGTGCTGGCGCCGATTCTTGTGTTGTGGTTCGGATTCGGGATCGCCTCCAAGGCCGTCATGGCGACGATCATCATCTTCTTCCCGGTCGCCTCCGCCTTTGCTGATGGCCTCCGCCGGACCGAACCTGCGATCCTCGATGCCGTTGCGCTGACCCCGGCGACCCATTGGCAGACCCTTCGCTACATCCGCGCGCCCCTGGCTCTGCCGGGCCTGATATCGGGCCTCCGCGTTGCCGCTCCCCTTGCGCCGATCGGCGCCGTGGTCGGCGAATGGGTCGGGGCGTCGGCCGGGCTGGGCTTCGTCATGGTGCAGGCGAATGCCCGCATGCAGACCGACATCGTCTTCGCCGCCATGGTCCTTCTTGCCCTGCTCACCCTTGTGCTGCGGCTTGCGGTCGATGTCGCGACAGCCCGCATCACCCCATGGGCGCCGGAAGTCCACCACACCAATCCAAGATAGTTAGCCGGAGAAACATTCATGAGAATACGTTTTCTTTCCTGGGCCGTCGCTGCCATGCTTGCCTGGCCGGTACCGTCCCACGCCGCCGATCGCCT from Pseudorhizobium banfieldiae encodes the following:
- a CDS encoding 5-methyltetrahydropteroyltriglutamate--homocysteine S-methyltransferase gives rise to the protein MPTPPFRADHVGSLLRPRPIAEARAARADAATLRAIEDAEIPKLIKMQEEVGLKVVTDGEARRAFWHFDFMGMLDGMDMETRGEGVQFHGTQIPPVHPVINGKLGFPKDHPMLEHFTFVKDHTSVCPKISIPGPSCVHFRTDPADVRPAEYKDPDVLFADIAETYRQAVAAYYAAGCRYLQLDDIFFAYLGDPKQREQRKAMGQDPDWLIDRYAWMLEEAIKDRPSDMVIGMHMCRGNFRSTFAATGGYDAAADAIFNKTSVDIYFMEYDTDRAGGLEPLKLLPKGKKRIMAGFITTKTAELESIDWLRKQFEAASQYVDMDQLGIAPQCGFASTEHGNAITEEDQRRKLELVVKTAQTIWGTA
- a CDS encoding ABC transporter permease, whose protein sequence is MPPRHMGMGLVGLLVLWQAGIWLFHPPAYILPPPADVLAAFVRQGGFLLRNSLVTIAEIAIGLGCGAVLGALAALAAAAFPRAGRLIWPAVLVLQGLPVFVLAPILVLWFGFGIASKAVMATIIIFFPVASAFADGLRRTEPAILDAVALTPATHWQTLRYIRAPLALPGLISGLRVAAPLAPIGAVVGEWVGASAGLGFVMVQANARMQTDIVFAAMVLLALLTLVLRLAVDVATARITPWAPEVHHTNPR